A DNA window from Helianthus annuus cultivar XRQ/B chromosome 15, HanXRQr2.0-SUNRISE, whole genome shotgun sequence contains the following coding sequences:
- the LOC110912163 gene encoding palmitoyl-monogalactosyldiacylglycerol delta-7 desaturase, chloroplastic, whose product MSDIVTVMQGVKDSEYGKILLSNVIVTRKRNLFMDRIWTTPDIKIGVVILAVHFLALFAPFTFTWGAFWASFANYVLRGVFGVTLSYHRNLAHHSVKLPKWLEYTFAYLGVLAFQRDPIFWVSMHRYHHQHVDSDKDPHSPIFGFWFSHMGWLFDNGYILEKYQERKNVEDLRKQAFYRFIKRTYMLHLYAFAVLVYIFGGFTYLVWVVGVSTTWGYHVTFLVNSACHIWGNQAWNTGDLSKNNWWVALITFGEGWHNNHHAFEYSARHGLEWWQIDICWYTIRFLEALGLATNVKLPTEDHKLKKSLASLNKLK is encoded by the exons ATGAGTGATATTGTCACAGTTATGCAAGGTGTAAAGGACTCCGAATACGGAAAAATACTCCTCTCCAATGTGATAGTTACGAGGAAAAGAAACCTCTTCATGGATCGTATATGGACGACTCCTGATATCAAAATCGGTGTAGTAATTTTAGCTGTTCACTTTCTTGCCCTTTTTGCGCCATTTACATTCACATGGGGTGCGTTCTGGGCGAGCTTTGCCAACTATGTGTTGCGTGGAGTTTTTGGTGTAACTCTGTCATATCATCGAAATCTAGCACACCACAGTGTCAAGCTGCCCAAATGGCTTGAGTACACCTTTGCTTATCTTGGAGTTCTAGCTTTTCAG AGGGATCCTATATTTTGGGTAAGCATGCATAGATATCATCATCAACATGTTGATTCAGATAAAGATCCACACTCTCCAATATTTGGATTTTGGTTTAGTCATATGGGTTGGCTCTTTGATAATGGCTACATTCTTGAAAAG TATCAAGAGCGTAAAAATGTGGAAGACTTGAGGAAACAGGCATTTTATCGATTCATCAAAAGAACCTATATGTTGCATTTATATGCATTTGCTGTCCTCGTATATATTTTTGGTGGATTTACATACCTCGTTTGGGTTGTG GGAGTTTCAACCACATGGGGATATCACGTGACTTTTCTAGTGAACTCAGCTTGTCATATATGGGGAAACCAAGCTTGGAACACTGGCGATCTTTCCAAGAATAATTG GTGGGTAGCATTGATTACTTTTGGTGAAGGATGGCATAATAATCACCATGCATTTGAATATTCAGCTCGACATGGGTTAGAATGGTGGCAAATTGACATTTGTTGGTATACGATAAGGTTTCTTGAAGCGCTAGGCTTAGCCACCAATGTTAAATTACCAACCGAGGATCACAAACTTAAGAAGTCATTGGCTTCTCTTAACAAGTTAAAGTGA